In Dermacentor albipictus isolate Rhodes 1998 colony unplaced genomic scaffold, USDA_Dalb.pri_finalv2 scaffold_82, whole genome shotgun sequence, a single window of DNA contains:
- the LOC139053224 gene encoding osteoclast-stimulating factor 1-like, translating to MPLYKQVDITKMDVLGNSSLHLAAQAGAISAIWSLIEKYALDVNSINSWGQTPLHLSAKVGQHDVVKLLIGLGAICNARDNKGRTVQDCL from the exons ATGCCTCTCTACAAACAGGTTGACATAACCAAGATGGATGTATTGGGCAATAGCAGCCTGCACCTGGCAGCACAGGCAGGTGCCATATCTGCTATTTGGTCACTTATTGAAAAATATGCCCTAGACGTCAACAGCATCAACTCATGGGGACAGACTCCACTCCATCTGTCTGCTAAG GTGGGCCAACATGACGTGGTTAAACTGCTGATTGGCCTAGGTGCTATATGCAATGCCAGAGATAACAAGGGCCGCACAG ttcaggaCTGCCTGTAA
- the LOC139053222 gene encoding INO80 complex subunit B-like, which yields MMPKKRETKDEDVDVLGLLPSHKRHKKHKHKKHKRKRGGTDQEEEAPSPPASPQSGDGSKPALKLKIKIGGQQALEKNVTRADEPSSHSEDEEEAWLEALESGRLEEVDDELRKMKDPTLMTARQRALLESKSKDKDEDGPVQVEPIKEMTEEMIQRRMQRAKKRKQQAEEKKEKDKKQTIERLLKKSESRLRASKKPAKKADTPKVSLLRSSEAGTLLMFPAGLPFPLAPAAAPREYPQKALCGIKGCPNPKKYSCSKTGVSLCSLECYKANMLQMCV from the exons ATGATGCCGAAGAAGAGAGAAACCAAGGATGAAGACGTCGACGTGCTTGGTCTGCTTCCATCGCACAAGCGGCACAAGAAGCACAAGCACAAGAAGCACAAACGCAAGCGCGGTGGCACGGATCAAGAGGAAGAAGCTCCATCGCCGCCCGCGAGCCCGCAGAGTGGAGACGGCAGCAAGCCtgcattgaagctcaaaattaAGATCGGCGGCCAGCAGGCGCTGGAGAAGAACGTGACTAGGGCAGACGAGCCGAGTAGTCACAgcgaggacgaagaagaggcCTGGCTCGAGGCCTTGGAGTCTGGTCGCCTCGAAGAGGTAGACGACGAGCTCCGCAAGATGAAAGACCCTACGCTAATGACAGCTCGGCAGCGGGCGCTGCTCGAGAGCAAGTCGAAGGACAAGGACGAAGACGGCCCCGTTCAG GTGGAGCCCATCAAGGAGATGACTGAAGAGATGATCCAGCGTAGAATGCAGCGTGCCAAGAAGCGCAAGCAGCAGgccgaagaaaaaaaggaaaaagacaagAAGCAGACCATTGAGCGGCTGCTCAAGAAGTCAGAATCTCGGCTTCGGGCCAGCAAGAAGCCAGCTAAGAAGGCAGACACACCCAAGGTATCGCTGCTGCGGAGCAGTGAGGCTGGCACGTTGCTAATGTTTCCAGCTGGCCTTCCATTCCCTCTAGCACCTGCTGCGGCTCCCCGCGAGTACCCACAGAAGGCTTTGTGCGGCATCAAGGGCTGCCCGAATCCAAAAAAGTACTCCTGCTCCAAAACAGGAGTGTCCCTCTGCAGCCTGGAATGCTATAAGGCAAACATGCTACAGATGTGCGTGTGA